The proteins below come from a single Prolixibacter sp. NT017 genomic window:
- a CDS encoding NADH-dependent [FeFe] hydrogenase, group A6, protein MKMVTLTIDNKTVEVPKGTTVLEAAARVGVEIPTLCHMKLDNLEIENKPGGCRVCLVEIQGRKNLAPSCVTEATDGMIVKSSSIRVMNTRRTIVELILSDHPAECLTCAKSGNCDLQSLAIKMGIRELHFSGEKSVHREDQSPAIIRDMDKCIMCRRCETMCNEVQTVGVLSAVNRGFNSVVSPAFEQDLQDSACTYCGQCVAVCPVGALTERDQTGAVIRALSNPDKTVVVQTAPAVRAALGEEFGLEAGTLVTGKMAAALRRLGFDYVFDTDFAADLTIMEEGTELLDRLTRHLNGDSTVKLPILTSCCPAWVKFIEHNFPSLLDVPSSAKSPQQMFGAVAKNYFAEKLNVDRKKLVVVSIMPCVAKKYERGRDEFAVDGNSDVDFVLTTRELSHLIKLANIDFHTLPDEEFDQPMGMSTGASVIFGTTGGVIEAAVRTAYELYTKKPLPKVEFEELRGMEGLRHATIDFGGLPLHIGIAHGLGNARKLLEEIAAGRSQFHAIEIMSCPGGCIGGGGQPFHHGKSDILKKRQQAIYQEDRNKPIRKSHENPFIYQLYEEYLGEPMSEKAHHLLHTKYFDRSTVFEQDGNVSETDDKN, encoded by the coding sequence TGAAACTGGACAACCTGGAAATTGAAAATAAACCCGGTGGCTGTCGTGTATGTCTCGTCGAAATACAGGGCAGAAAAAACCTCGCACCTTCGTGTGTAACCGAGGCAACCGATGGAATGATTGTCAAATCGTCCTCCATTCGCGTGATGAATACCCGCCGGACCATTGTCGAACTGATCCTGAGTGATCACCCCGCCGAATGTCTGACTTGTGCCAAATCGGGTAACTGCGATTTGCAGAGCCTCGCCATCAAAATGGGTATCCGCGAACTGCACTTCTCGGGAGAGAAATCGGTTCACCGCGAAGACCAATCGCCGGCCATCATCCGCGACATGGACAAATGCATCATGTGCCGCCGCTGCGAAACCATGTGTAACGAAGTGCAAACCGTTGGCGTTCTTTCAGCAGTCAACCGCGGTTTCAACTCTGTTGTTTCACCGGCTTTTGAACAGGACTTGCAGGATTCAGCTTGTACCTATTGCGGACAGTGTGTTGCTGTTTGTCCTGTAGGAGCACTGACCGAGCGTGACCAAACCGGAGCTGTTATCCGGGCTTTGTCCAATCCCGATAAAACCGTCGTAGTTCAAACTGCACCCGCTGTTCGTGCTGCGCTGGGAGAAGAATTCGGACTAGAAGCCGGTACGCTTGTAACCGGAAAAATGGCCGCAGCGCTGCGTCGTTTGGGCTTCGACTATGTATTCGATACCGATTTTGCCGCCGACCTCACCATCATGGAGGAAGGAACTGAATTGCTCGATCGGCTGACTCGTCACCTCAACGGCGATTCGACTGTGAAGCTTCCTATCCTGACTTCTTGTTGTCCGGCATGGGTGAAATTTATCGAGCACAACTTCCCGTCACTACTCGACGTACCGTCGTCGGCCAAGTCTCCTCAACAGATGTTCGGTGCCGTTGCAAAGAATTACTTTGCTGAGAAACTGAATGTCGACCGGAAGAAGCTGGTAGTGGTTTCCATCATGCCGTGCGTGGCTAAAAAGTATGAGCGTGGCCGCGATGAATTCGCCGTCGACGGAAATTCAGATGTGGATTTTGTACTCACAACCCGCGAACTTTCACATTTGATTAAGCTGGCCAACATCGACTTCCACACGCTTCCGGATGAAGAATTCGATCAGCCAATGGGTATGTCAACCGGAGCTTCCGTCATTTTCGGAACAACCGGTGGTGTAATCGAAGCAGCTGTTCGTACGGCATATGAGCTTTATACCAAAAAACCCCTTCCGAAAGTAGAATTTGAGGAATTGCGCGGTATGGAAGGTCTACGTCATGCCACCATCGATTTTGGTGGATTGCCTTTGCATATCGGTATTGCGCATGGTTTGGGGAATGCCCGTAAACTACTCGAAGAAATCGCTGCCGGAAGAAGTCAGTTCCATGCTATCGAAATCATGTCGTGTCCCGGTGGTTGTATCGGTGGTGGAGGACAACCATTCCATCATGGAAAATCCGATATCCTGAAAAAACGCCAGCAGGCCATTTATCAGGAAGACCGGAATAAACCGATTCGCAAATCCCATGAAAATCCGTTCATCTACCAGTTGTACGAAGAATATCTCGGTGAACCGATGAGTGAAAAAGCACATCATCTGTTGCACACCAAATATTTCGACCGTTCCACCGTATTTGAACAGGACGGTAATGTATCTGAAACTGACGATAAAAATTAA
- the nuoE gene encoding NADH-quinone oxidoreductase subunit NuoE produces the protein MEITRDLKTHKVQLSENAIALVKKICRRFNYQEGELINILHAVQSQFGYLPAEIQELIAKELDISVAKVYGVVTFYSFFTMKPKGKYPISLCMGTACYVRGAENILNEIKRQLSIDEGETTPDGLFSLSSLRCVGACGLAPVLMVGEKVYGRVAQADVRKIISEYKAGCLTHPTKE, from the coding sequence ATGGAAATAACCAGAGATTTGAAAACCCATAAAGTGCAATTGTCGGAGAATGCCATTGCACTGGTCAAAAAGATATGTCGCCGGTTCAATTACCAGGAAGGCGAACTCATCAACATCCTTCACGCCGTGCAAAGCCAGTTTGGTTACCTGCCTGCAGAAATCCAGGAGCTGATCGCCAAAGAGCTGGACATTTCAGTGGCCAAGGTGTATGGTGTTGTAACGTTCTACTCGTTCTTTACCATGAAACCGAAAGGCAAATACCCGATTTCGCTTTGTATGGGTACCGCTTGTTACGTAAGGGGTGCTGAAAATATCCTGAACGAAATCAAACGGCAGCTTAGCATTGACGAGGGAGAGACCACTCCGGACGGGCTGTTTTCTCTCTCCAGTTTGCGCTGCGTTGGTGCCTGTGGACTTGCTCCGGTACTAATGGTTGGTGAAAAGGTGTACGGACGTGTAGCTCAGGCAGATGTACGGAAAATCATTTCGGAATATAAAGCCGGTTGCCTGACACATCCGACAAAAGAGTAA
- a CDS encoding NAD(P)H-dependent oxidoreductase subunit E yields MDPIQSLIKELAVKHGRKRESLLPVLQGVVEQERYLSEHSMIEIARELDLPAAEVYGTATFYSFLEHRKMGRFIIRICKTISCSMKGKNQVLLAIQDMLKISTGETTPDGRFSLVETNCLGLCHKAPAMLINEEVYTDLTPEKVREILSDYMKK; encoded by the coding sequence ATGGATCCAATCCAATCCTTAATTAAAGAGCTGGCGGTGAAACACGGCCGCAAGCGCGAAAGTCTGCTACCTGTACTTCAAGGAGTTGTAGAACAGGAACGTTACCTTTCGGAACATTCCATGATTGAGATCGCGCGGGAACTTGACCTGCCGGCAGCGGAAGTCTATGGAACAGCCACTTTTTATTCTTTCCTCGAACACCGGAAAATGGGCCGTTTCATCATCAGGATTTGCAAAACCATTTCCTGCTCGATGAAAGGGAAAAACCAGGTGCTTCTGGCCATTCAGGATATGCTCAAAATATCGACAGGCGAAACCACACCTGACGGCCGATTCTCCCTGGTTGAAACCAACTGCCTTGGACTTTGTCACAAAGCCCCGGCCATGCTGATCAACGAGGAAGTGTATACCGACCTGACTCCGGAAAAAGTCCGTGAGATTCTGTCGGATTACATGAAGAAGTAA
- a CDS encoding NADH-ubiquinone oxidoreductase-F iron-sulfur binding region domain-containing protein has product MAESYHLLKRADFIFRNENDWEEILTKTIKRTPQDIINELISSELKGRGGAGFPTGLKWKITAEAKSAEKYVICNADEGEPGTFKDREILSRVPYKVLTAMAVCAHIIGSKKGIIYLRGEYHSLKEALEKTISEFEYYCKKIKLDFSIEVFMGSGAYICGEETALFESLEGHRGEPRNKPPYPTIKGYMDKPTVINNVETLAHTFTIFKYGAKKFYDLGVQFSRGTKLFSVSGDTPKPGIYELELGMSLQDFVNEFGDGDTKAVQVGGASGFLVPRKKFQETAIGYQGKLTGISLPTGGSMMIYNSSRSMFNVLDNYLEFFREESCGQCTPCRVGCQQLLIGIKAVKRGERPAQYLDKLLKLTETMQLTAKCGLGQSVANSFASIVENFREEMIY; this is encoded by the coding sequence ATGGCTGAATCATATCATCTGTTGAAACGAGCCGATTTCATTTTCCGGAATGAAAATGACTGGGAAGAAATTCTCACCAAAACCATTAAGCGCACACCTCAGGATATTATCAATGAGCTAATTAGCTCAGAGCTAAAAGGACGTGGCGGTGCGGGCTTCCCAACCGGCTTAAAGTGGAAAATTACAGCTGAAGCCAAATCAGCTGAAAAATATGTCATCTGTAACGCCGATGAAGGGGAACCGGGAACTTTTAAAGACCGGGAAATTCTCTCCAGGGTTCCCTACAAAGTACTCACGGCAATGGCTGTTTGCGCGCACATCATCGGTAGTAAAAAAGGCATCATATACCTTCGCGGTGAATATCATTCACTCAAAGAAGCACTGGAAAAAACCATTTCCGAATTTGAATACTATTGCAAGAAAATCAAACTCGATTTCTCGATTGAGGTGTTCATGGGAAGCGGAGCCTACATTTGTGGCGAAGAAACCGCCTTGTTCGAATCACTCGAAGGACACCGCGGCGAACCACGAAATAAGCCTCCCTATCCGACCATCAAAGGGTATATGGACAAGCCGACCGTTATCAACAATGTTGAGACGCTGGCTCACACCTTTACCATCTTTAAATACGGCGCCAAGAAGTTCTACGATTTGGGCGTTCAGTTCTCTCGCGGAACTAAACTCTTCTCTGTTTCGGGTGATACTCCCAAACCAGGCATCTACGAGCTGGAGTTAGGGATGAGCCTTCAGGATTTCGTCAATGAATTCGGTGATGGCGATACCAAAGCCGTTCAGGTCGGTGGAGCTTCCGGATTTTTGGTACCCCGAAAAAAATTCCAGGAAACCGCTATCGGTTACCAGGGAAAACTGACGGGAATTTCCCTCCCGACCGGAGGATCGATGATGATCTACAATAGTTCGCGATCCATGTTTAATGTGCTGGATAATTACCTTGAATTTTTCCGCGAAGAATCGTGCGGACAGTGCACGCCATGCCGTGTAGGTTGTCAGCAACTCCTTATCGGAATTAAGGCGGTGAAACGCGGAGAGCGTCCGGCACAATACCTCGACAAATTGCTGAAGCTGACTGAAACCATGCAGTTGACAGCCAAATGTGGCTTAGGGCAGTCAGTCGCTAACTCGTTTGCATCTATTGTCGAGAACTTCCGGGAAGAGATGATCTACTAA
- a CDS encoding NADH-dependent [FeFe] hydrogenase, group A6, with amino-acid sequence MTQKVQININGFPVTVKPGTTILEAARKANVTIPTLCYHKDLCVAGNCRVCVVEVAGQKRLSAACATPCEDGMDILTNSLKVRNSRKHIIELLLSEHNADCTKCYKNGKCELQSLASEYKIMTQDFIELLPWKNYTIDMISPSIIKDDSKCIRCQRCVRTCAELQGVNALTVAYKGDHMKISTFFEKPMNDVVCTNCGQCVNRCPTGALVEKNYVEEVWDAISDPKKHVVVQTAPAVRVGLGEDLGFEPGSRVTGKMVAALKRLGFDSVLDTDFTADLTIMEEGTELLTRLKKALVDNDKEVKLPMATSCSPGWIKYIEHMYPEYLPNLSTCKSPQQMFGALAKTYYAKARNLDPDKIVSVSIMPCTAKKFEAARSEMHDSGYRDVDYVLTTRELSIMIKQAGIDFMQLDDMEFDRLMGESTGAGAIFGVTGGVMEAAIRTAYELVTGRPVPFENLNVTPVRGMEGVREASLKIEKPLKEWKFLDGVELRCAIAHGLINAKTVMDAVKAGKANFHFLEVMACPGGCLGGGGQPIPTNSEIREKRAKAIYAEDSGKPIRKSHENPEVQKIYKDFLGEPLGEVSHHLLHTTYTPRERF; translated from the coding sequence ATGACTCAAAAAGTTCAAATAAATATCAATGGTTTCCCGGTAACAGTAAAACCCGGAACCACCATTTTGGAGGCTGCACGGAAAGCGAATGTCACTATTCCTACCTTGTGCTACCATAAAGACTTATGTGTGGCAGGTAACTGCCGTGTTTGCGTGGTAGAAGTGGCCGGTCAGAAACGTCTGTCAGCAGCCTGTGCCACCCCTTGTGAAGATGGGATGGATATTCTGACCAATAGTCTGAAAGTAAGGAATTCCAGGAAACACATCATCGAGCTCCTGCTTTCGGAACACAACGCCGATTGTACCAAGTGTTACAAAAATGGCAAATGCGAGCTGCAATCACTGGCATCAGAATACAAGATCATGACGCAGGATTTCATCGAACTCCTGCCGTGGAAGAACTACACCATCGACATGATCTCGCCCAGTATCATCAAAGATGATAGTAAGTGTATCCGCTGTCAGCGCTGCGTGCGGACCTGTGCCGAACTTCAGGGCGTAAATGCATTGACCGTTGCTTACAAAGGCGATCATATGAAAATCTCTACGTTCTTCGAAAAACCAATGAACGATGTGGTTTGTACCAACTGCGGACAATGTGTGAACCGTTGTCCTACCGGTGCCTTGGTTGAAAAGAACTACGTGGAAGAAGTTTGGGATGCCATTTCTGATCCTAAAAAGCATGTGGTTGTTCAAACTGCCCCGGCTGTTCGTGTCGGATTGGGTGAAGACCTGGGATTCGAACCGGGTAGTCGTGTTACTGGCAAAATGGTCGCGGCCCTCAAACGTTTGGGCTTTGACTCGGTACTGGATACCGATTTTACCGCCGACCTAACCATCATGGAAGAAGGTACCGAGCTGCTTACCCGACTGAAGAAAGCGCTTGTGGATAATGATAAGGAAGTGAAACTTCCGATGGCTACTTCGTGTTCTCCGGGATGGATCAAGTACATCGAGCACATGTATCCCGAGTATTTGCCCAACCTCTCAACCTGTAAGTCGCCTCAACAGATGTTCGGAGCATTGGCAAAAACCTATTATGCCAAAGCACGCAATCTCGATCCTGACAAAATCGTTTCAGTTTCCATCATGCCGTGTACAGCCAAGAAATTCGAAGCTGCCCGTTCGGAAATGCACGACAGCGGCTACCGCGATGTGGACTACGTTCTCACTACCCGTGAACTTTCCATCATGATTAAACAGGCTGGCATCGATTTCATGCAGTTGGACGACATGGAGTTCGACCGCTTAATGGGAGAATCAACTGGTGCCGGTGCCATCTTCGGTGTAACCGGTGGTGTTATGGAAGCAGCCATTCGTACTGCATACGAACTGGTTACCGGACGCCCCGTGCCATTTGAGAACCTGAACGTCACTCCCGTAAGAGGAATGGAAGGAGTCAGGGAAGCAAGCCTTAAAATTGAGAAACCGTTGAAAGAATGGAAATTCCTCGATGGTGTTGAACTGCGTTGTGCTATTGCTCATGGTCTCATCAATGCAAAAACGGTGATGGATGCTGTAAAAGCAGGGAAAGCCAATTTCCACTTCCTGGAAGTGATGGCCTGTCCGGGCGGTTGCCTCGGCGGCGGTGGCCAGCCCATACCAACCAACTCTGAGATCAGGGAAAAACGCGCCAAAGCCATTTATGCAGAAGACTCAGGCAAACCGATCAGGAAATCGCACGAAAATCCGGAAGTACAAAAAATCTATAAGGATTTCCTTGGCGAACCACTTGGTGAAGTATCTCATCATCTGCTTCATACAACTTACACACCGCGGGAGCGCTTCTAA
- the hydG gene encoding [FeFe] hydrogenase H-cluster radical SAM maturase HydG, with product MQYQTAAEWKKEVIVRDEIDKYLIDGKDFIDEEKIHTQIANGKNPDPEYIRQILQKSLSIKTLAPEETAALLNVESPELWDEINEAALLVKKKVYDNRIVFFAPLYCSNLCVNNCEYCGFREENCDEKRRILTQDEIRKETESVIDEGHKRLILVFGEHPRSDVDYMVDTINTVYSVYRDAPVSGREANIRRVNINAAPMSSAKLKRLKDAGIGTYQVFQETYHHETYSKVHPANTLKGDYRWRLYALHRAMDAGLDDVAIGALFGLYDWRFEVMGLLYHTIDLENRFGVGPHTISFPRITPASGSSLSNNLPHQVSDEDFKKLVAVLRLSVPTAGLIVTAREQPELKKEVINLGCTQTDASTRIGIGAYSDQKTEEDLDKKQFTIGDPRDLDDVICEVAEMGYISSFCTAGYRCGRTGETIMGMLSHCVEGKFCKLNAVLTFREYLNDYASPKTKAIGEELILKEIAEIEAEPYFSSRPHLMEKFRAEYKDILLGKRDLYL from the coding sequence ATGCAGTATCAGACAGCGGCAGAGTGGAAGAAAGAAGTTATTGTCAGGGACGAAATTGATAAGTACCTGATTGACGGGAAAGATTTTATTGATGAGGAAAAAATTCATACACAAATCGCGAATGGCAAAAATCCTGATCCGGAATACATTCGGCAGATTTTGCAGAAATCACTCTCGATAAAAACACTTGCCCCGGAGGAAACTGCCGCCCTCCTCAATGTTGAATCGCCCGAGTTATGGGACGAAATCAATGAAGCAGCGCTCCTGGTAAAGAAAAAAGTTTACGATAATCGCATCGTATTTTTTGCACCGCTCTATTGTTCCAACCTTTGTGTTAACAATTGCGAATATTGTGGTTTCCGTGAAGAAAACTGCGATGAAAAAAGGCGCATTCTTACCCAGGACGAAATACGCAAAGAAACGGAATCAGTCATCGACGAAGGTCACAAACGATTAATCCTGGTCTTCGGTGAACATCCGCGTTCGGATGTCGACTACATGGTCGATACCATTAATACGGTTTATTCCGTTTACCGCGATGCCCCGGTTTCGGGCCGGGAAGCCAATATCCGCCGGGTAAATATCAATGCCGCTCCGATGAGCTCAGCCAAGCTGAAAAGATTGAAGGACGCGGGAATCGGTACTTACCAGGTTTTCCAGGAAACGTATCACCACGAAACATACAGCAAAGTACATCCGGCGAATACGCTGAAAGGCGATTACCGCTGGCGACTTTATGCGCTTCACCGGGCGATGGATGCAGGCCTCGATGATGTGGCTATTGGCGCATTATTTGGTCTCTACGACTGGCGTTTTGAAGTAATGGGATTGCTTTACCACACCATCGATTTGGAAAACCGTTTCGGTGTAGGACCGCATACCATTTCGTTCCCGAGAATTACACCGGCATCTGGTTCTTCGTTGAGCAATAACCTGCCACATCAGGTTTCGGATGAAGATTTCAAGAAACTGGTAGCTGTTTTGAGGTTATCGGTTCCGACTGCCGGTTTAATCGTTACCGCCCGCGAACAACCCGAACTGAAGAAAGAGGTTATCAACCTGGGCTGTACCCAGACCGATGCTTCCACCCGCATTGGAATCGGTGCTTATTCCGACCAGAAAACAGAAGAGGATTTGGATAAGAAGCAATTCACCATTGGTGACCCACGCGACCTGGACGATGTGATATGCGAGGTAGCGGAAATGGGATATATTTCTTCGTTCTGCACGGCAGGTTACCGTTGTGGAAGAACCGGTGAAACCATTATGGGGATGCTCAGTCACTGCGTGGAAGGAAAGTTCTGCAAATTGAATGCGGTATTAACCTTCCGGGAATACCTGAATGATTATGCTTCGCCGAAAACCAAAGCCATAGGTGAAGAACTGATTTTAAAAGAGATTGCTGAAATTGAAGCAGAACCCTATTTTAGCAGTCGCCCACACCTGATGGAGAAGTTCAGGGCAGAATACAAAGATATTCTGTTGGGAAAAAGAGATTTGTATCTCTGA
- a CDS encoding cold-shock protein, with protein MNKGTVKFFNRTKGFGFIKDAESDNEYFVHVTGLIDEIQENDEVTFELKEGKKGLNAVNVKLL; from the coding sequence ATGAACAAAGGAACAGTTAAGTTCTTTAACAGAACCAAAGGCTTTGGTTTTATTAAAGACGCAGAATCAGACAATGAGTATTTTGTCCATGTAACCGGATTGATCGACGAAATACAAGAAAACGATGAAGTTACTTTCGAACTGAAAGAAGGTAAAAAAGGTTTGAATGCAGTAAATGTTAAACTACTATAG
- a CDS encoding Crp/Fnr family transcriptional regulator, which translates to MRKPAFSTRMLRNCTLCCEKSCAAMTLEHNELQLLGENCSEGIFRKGEEILSEGSLTSHIIYLQSGLVKEYIKSGDQPECIVQIIQNHAYLGLPSLFGDRVNHYSYAALTDVAVCFIDVAIFKQFILDNGKFAFEILSTVSRDSLTNYHRFISQGQKKIYGKLADTLLYFSKAIFRSNRFRLPLNRNEISYLIGTSRESVSKQLNSFVRDGIISLRRREIIINEPEKLEQISRLG; encoded by the coding sequence ATGAGAAAGCCTGCCTTTTCTACCCGGATGCTGCGCAACTGTACACTTTGTTGTGAAAAATCATGTGCCGCCATGACCCTGGAGCACAATGAACTACAGCTTTTGGGAGAAAATTGTAGTGAAGGCATTTTCCGAAAAGGCGAAGAAATCCTTTCGGAAGGCTCACTTACCTCGCATATCATTTACCTGCAATCTGGCTTGGTGAAAGAATACATAAAAAGCGGCGATCAACCGGAATGCATTGTCCAGATTATACAAAATCATGCTTATCTTGGATTACCATCTCTATTTGGCGACCGTGTGAATCATTATTCTTATGCAGCTTTAACGGATGTGGCCGTTTGCTTTATAGACGTAGCTATTTTCAAACAATTTATCCTCGACAACGGAAAATTTGCTTTCGAAATACTCTCGACGGTGAGCCGGGACAGCCTAACCAATTACCATCGCTTCATCAGTCAGGGACAGAAAAAAATCTACGGAAAATTGGCCGACACTTTGCTCTATTTCTCAAAAGCCATATTCCGCTCCAATCGCTTCCGCCTGCCACTAAACCGAAATGAAATTTCCTACCTCATCGGTACCAGTAGAGAGAGCGTTTCCAAACAATTGAACAGTTTTGTCCGTGACGGCATCATCAGTCTTCGCCGAAGAGAGATTATTATAAACGAGCCGGAAAAACTGGAACAAATCAGCCGATTAGGATAG